In Thermococcus camini, a genomic segment contains:
- the cobO gene encoding cob(I)yrinic acid a,c-diamide adenosyltransferase, which produces MAWKDKLGLVHIYTGNGKGKTTAAFGLAVRMLGSGGKVIILQFMKAPDVYGEQKKIAECGAVIESFGLPKFVHGKPEPDDIEAAKKALQRAREVVSSGEWDLVILDEVCVALGFKMLDVEEVRELIGSKAQHTELVLTGRYCPEELFELADYVTEMREVKHPYQRGILARKGVEF; this is translated from the coding sequence ATGGCATGGAAAGACAAGCTCGGCTTAGTTCACATCTACACCGGGAACGGGAAGGGGAAGACGACGGCGGCCTTCGGCCTGGCCGTCAGGATGCTCGGCTCAGGGGGAAAGGTCATCATCCTTCAGTTCATGAAGGCCCCGGATGTGTACGGCGAGCAGAAGAAGATAGCCGAATGTGGCGCGGTCATAGAGTCCTTCGGCCTGCCCAAGTTTGTCCACGGAAAACCCGAACCGGACGACATAGAGGCCGCCAAGAAAGCCCTTCAGCGGGCCAGGGAGGTAGTCTCAAGCGGGGAATGGGATCTGGTGATCCTCGATGAAGTCTGCGTCGCCCTCGGTTTCAAAATGCTCGACGTTGAGGAAGTCAGAGAGCTCATCGGGAGCAAAGCCCAGCACACGGAGCTTGTCCTGACCGGCCGCTACTGCCCTGAGGAGCTGTTCGAATTAGCGGACTACGTAACGGAGATGAGGGAGGTAAAGCACCCCTATCAGAGGGGAATTCTCGCTAGGAAGGGCGTGGAATTCTGA